One segment of Xanthomonas oryzae pv. oryzae DNA contains the following:
- a CDS encoding M16 family metallopeptidase, whose translation MLRPLSLFIAGVLGVAAVAAVAAAPASLSKRTASSAIPDIAYTRFTLPNGLTVVVHEDHKAPVVAVSIWYHIGSGDEPAGKTGFAHLFEHLMFSGSENNKSSFFAPLEQVGTTDMNGTTWFDRTNYFETVPTTALDTALWLESDRMGHLLGAIGQQELDTQRGVVQNEKRQGENRPYGRVEQNILSNLFPANHPYQHDTIGSMQDLDAASLADVKQWFNDNYGAANTTLVLAGDITVAQARAKALQYFGDIPSGKPVAHQQSWVTPLAAQKRGVQHDHVSQPRIYRTWAAPQLGSDDMIQLDLATTVLGGGKTSRLYQRLVYQDNLVDDVSASVQPFALSSQVQIQADVKDGVDPARVEAVIDEELKKFVAQGPTADELQRAQVAYRADFVRGLEKVGGFNGKAVILAEGQVYRGDPGAYKKDLQRVQAATVDSVKQASATWFGKGDYLLTVLPAGKDFDPAAEDKAVVARGEEAGKPAPKLPATGKFKVTASTLDRSKGVPQTVQFPDLSFPKLQRGKLKNGIEVILAERHTIPVTQVELLFDAGYAADQGGKLGTASFSAALMNESTAALDSVEVAQRRQRLGAITAVGCDLDSCSASLDALNDQLQPSLQLFSDIVRNPAFEAADIERVRGQWLSGIAQEKTQPNSLALRALPPLLFGDKHPYGIPLTGSGTEAAIKSLNAQDLRQFHSQWLRPDNLRILVAGDTTLAQIIPQLDAVFGDWKAPTAALPKKNLANVAAQPKPRVYLINRPDAPQSVILAGLLAPSTKAPDNLAIGVANGAFGGTFTSRLNMNLRENKRWAYGAGTRMMDAQGQRPYLFSAPVQTDKTAESANEIFKEATAIIGDKPLTSDEIEKIKNQRIRALPGSFETTDAVLGAIEGIVQFDRPDDYVQTLKPHLEAIDQTAAQKAIKEIIKPEAMTWVIVGDLKKIEAPVRALKLGEVQVLDVDGRPVKRRSR comes from the coding sequence ATGCTGCGTCCGCTGTCCTTGTTCATCGCCGGTGTGCTCGGCGTCGCCGCCGTTGCCGCCGTTGCCGCCGCCCCGGCCAGCCTGTCAAAGCGCACGGCCAGCAGCGCCATTCCCGACATCGCCTACACCCGCTTCACCCTGCCCAACGGCCTGACGGTGGTGGTGCACGAAGACCACAAAGCGCCAGTGGTGGCGGTCAGCATCTGGTACCACATCGGCTCCGGCGACGAGCCGGCCGGCAAAACCGGCTTTGCGCACCTGTTCGAGCACCTGATGTTCTCCGGTTCGGAGAACAACAAGAGCAGTTTCTTTGCGCCGCTGGAACAGGTCGGCACCACCGACATGAACGGCACCACCTGGTTCGACCGCACCAACTATTTCGAAACCGTGCCGACCACCGCACTGGATACCGCGCTGTGGCTGGAATCGGACCGCATGGGCCACCTGCTCGGCGCCATCGGCCAGCAGGAACTCGATACCCAGCGCGGCGTGGTGCAGAACGAGAAGCGCCAGGGCGAGAACCGCCCCTATGGCCGCGTGGAGCAGAACATCCTGTCCAACCTGTTCCCGGCCAATCACCCCTACCAGCACGACACCATCGGCTCGATGCAAGACCTGGACGCCGCCTCGCTGGCCGACGTCAAACAGTGGTTCAACGACAACTACGGCGCCGCCAACACCACCCTGGTGCTGGCCGGCGATATCACCGTGGCGCAGGCGCGCGCCAAGGCCTTGCAGTACTTCGGCGATATCCCATCCGGCAAGCCGGTGGCGCACCAGCAGTCGTGGGTGACCCCGCTGGCGGCGCAGAAGCGCGGTGTGCAGCACGACCATGTTTCGCAGCCGCGCATCTACCGCACCTGGGCCGCGCCGCAGCTCGGCAGCGACGACATGATCCAGCTGGATCTGGCCACCACCGTGCTCGGCGGCGGCAAGACCTCGCGGCTGTATCAGCGCCTGGTCTATCAGGACAACCTGGTGGACGATGTCTCCGCCTCGGTGCAGCCGTTTGCGCTGTCCAGCCAGGTGCAGATCCAGGCCGACGTCAAGGACGGCGTGGACCCGGCCAGGGTCGAGGCGGTCATCGACGAAGAACTCAAGAAGTTCGTCGCCCAGGGACCGACCGCCGACGAACTGCAGCGCGCGCAGGTGGCCTACCGCGCCGATTTCGTGCGCGGGCTGGAAAAGGTGGGCGGCTTCAACGGCAAGGCGGTGATCCTGGCCGAGGGCCAGGTCTACCGCGGCGACCCGGGCGCCTACAAGAAAGATCTGCAGCGCGTCCAGGCCGCGACCGTGGACAGCGTCAAACAGGCGTCGGCAACCTGGTTCGGCAAGGGCGATTACCTGCTGACCGTGCTACCGGCCGGCAAAGACTTCGATCCGGCCGCCGAAGACAAGGCGGTGGTCGCACGTGGCGAAGAAGCCGGCAAGCCGGCACCGAAGCTGCCCGCCACGGGCAAGTTCAAGGTCACCGCCTCTACGCTGGACCGCAGCAAGGGCGTGCCGCAGACCGTTCAGTTCCCCGACCTGAGCTTCCCGAAACTGCAGCGCGGCAAGTTGAAGAACGGCATTGAGGTGATCCTGGCCGAGCGCCACACCATCCCGGTCACCCAGGTGGAGTTGCTGTTCGACGCCGGCTATGCCGCCGACCAGGGCGGCAAGCTCGGCACCGCCAGCTTCAGCGCCGCATTGATGAACGAGAGCACCGCCGCGCTGGATTCGGTGGAGGTGGCGCAGCGTCGCCAGCGCCTGGGGGCGATCACCGCGGTCGGCTGCGATCTGGACAGCTGCAGCGCTTCGCTGGATGCGCTCAACGACCAGCTGCAACCGTCGCTGCAGCTGTTCTCCGACATCGTGCGCAACCCGGCATTCGAGGCCGCCGACATCGAACGCGTCCGCGGCCAATGGCTGTCCGGCATCGCCCAGGAAAAGACCCAGCCCAACAGCCTGGCACTGCGCGCGTTGCCGCCGTTGCTGTTCGGCGACAAGCACCCGTACGGCATCCCGCTCACCGGCAGCGGCACCGAGGCGGCGATCAAGAGCCTCAACGCGCAGGATCTGCGGCAGTTCCACAGCCAATGGTTGCGCCCGGACAACCTGCGCATCCTGGTGGCCGGCGATACCACGCTGGCGCAGATCATTCCCCAGCTCGACGCGGTCTTCGGCGACTGGAAGGCGCCGACCGCGGCATTGCCGAAGAAGAACCTGGCCAATGTTGCCGCCCAGCCAAAGCCGCGCGTGTATCTGATCAACCGCCCGGATGCACCGCAGTCGGTGATTCTGGCCGGCTTGCTGGCCCCGTCCACCAAGGCGCCGGACAACCTGGCGATTGGTGTGGCCAACGGCGCCTTCGGCGGCACCTTCACCTCGCGCTTGAACATGAATCTGCGCGAGAACAAGCGCTGGGCCTATGGCGCCGGCACCCGCATGATGGATGCACAAGGCCAGCGGCCATACCTGTTCTCGGCACCGGTGCAGACCGACAAGACCGCCGAATCGGCCAATGAGATCTTCAAGGAAGCCACTGCCATCATCGGCGACAAGCCGCTGACCAGCGACGAAATCGAGAAGATCAAGAACCAGCGCATTCGCGCCCTGCCCGGCAGTTTCGAAACCACCGATGCGGTGCTGGGTGCGATTGAAGGCATCGTGCAGTTCGACCGCCCCGACGACTACGTGCAGACGCTCAAGCCGCACCTGGAAGCGATCGACCAGACGGCCGCGCAAAAGGCCATCAAGGAGATCATCAAGCCAGAGGCGATGACCTGGGTGATCGTCGGCGACCTGAAGAAAATCGAAGCCCCGGTGCGTGCGCTCAAACTGGGCGAGGTGCAGGTGCTGGATGTGGACGGCAGGCCGGTCAAGCGCCGATCGCGCTGA
- a CDS encoding GAF domain-containing protein, protein MKDMPLANEASRQQVLDGYRIVDSLPEDTYQDVVQVAASLCNTPIALMSLVDRDRQWFKAQLGLGLQQTDRSQAVCDHAIRSPDQLMEVPDLRKDSRFADMSMVTGDTGARFYAGMPLVTEEGVALGTVCVLDTEPRTLTDIQRTGLRALARVTMRLLNERKRDLHLERDAILQPVAPVASQAVAGTDYHLMILEVQELAALAERQSERLLGRNLQQLDQAFAALVQGPGNSIDRVTESAEFIAVLRGPDAERTLQRLREIAQQQHALGLTVLLGQAQSTRPDEPIGQVFLRAEVALSIEKDRYRQSLA, encoded by the coding sequence ATGAAAGACATGCCCTTGGCTAACGAAGCCTCCCGCCAACAAGTCCTGGATGGCTATCGCATCGTCGACAGCCTGCCGGAGGACACCTATCAAGACGTCGTGCAGGTGGCAGCCTCGCTGTGCAACACACCGATCGCGCTGATGTCGCTGGTGGACCGCGACCGCCAATGGTTCAAGGCCCAGCTGGGTCTGGGCCTGCAGCAGACCGACCGCAGCCAGGCCGTGTGCGACCACGCGATCCGCAGCCCCGATCAGCTGATGGAAGTACCCGACCTGCGCAAGGACAGCCGGTTTGCCGATATGTCGATGGTCACCGGCGACACCGGCGCGCGCTTTTATGCCGGCATGCCACTGGTGACCGAAGAGGGCGTGGCACTGGGCACGGTCTGCGTGCTCGACACCGAGCCACGCACGCTGACCGACATTCAACGCACTGGCTTGCGGGCGCTCGCACGGGTGACCATGCGCCTGCTCAACGAGCGCAAGCGCGACCTGCACCTCGAGCGCGATGCCATCCTGCAGCCGGTCGCCCCCGTCGCCAGCCAGGCCGTTGCCGGCACCGACTACCACCTGATGATTCTGGAAGTGCAGGAATTGGCCGCCCTGGCCGAACGCCAGAGCGAGCGTCTGCTCGGGCGCAATTTGCAGCAGCTCGACCAAGCCTTCGCGGCGCTGGTGCAGGGGCCGGGCAACAGTATCGACCGTGTTACCGAAAGTGCGGAATTCATCGCCGTGCTGCGCGGCCCCGATGCCGAGCGTACCTTGCAACGCCTGCGTGAGATCGCCCAGCAACAACATGCGCTGGGCCTGACGGTTCTGTTGGGCCAAGCGCAATCCACCCGCCCGGACGAACCGATCGGCCAGGTGTTTCTACGCGCCGAAGTGGCGCTGAGTATCGAAAAGGACCGGTACCGGCAGAGTCTGGCCTGA
- a CDS encoding IS5 family transposase (programmed frameshift), whose amino-acid sequence MEITPAQFALIEHCLPVQRGNVSMTNLQVVNALLYVAEHGCKWRGLPERFGNWHTVYTRINRWAKSGVLDRMFAQLQTCQIVRIKIEAVSLDSTSIKVHPDGTGAFKKNGPQSIGKSRGGWNTKIHMVAADARTAITFGLTPGNAHDAPAGRALLEQLGPVERPVHLLMDRAYEGNETRQLALDLGFVPVVPPKSNRVDPWEYDKEMYKRRNEVERLFRRLKGYRRIFTRFEKLDVMFLGFLSFVLVVDGLRMC is encoded by the exons ATGGAGATCACGCCAGCACAATTTGCACTCATCGAGCATTGCCTACCTGTGCAACGCGGCAATGTCAGCATGACCAACCTGCAGGTAGTCAACGCCCTTCTTTACGTCGCAGAGCATGGCTGCAAATGGCGCGGTCTGCCCGAGCGCTTTGGCAACTGGCATACGGTGTACACGCGCATTAACCGTTGGGCCAAGTCCGGTGTGCTGGACCGGATGTTCGCCCAATTGCAGACCTGCCAGATCGTGCGCATCAAAATCGAAGCGGTCTCGCTGGACTCCACCAGCATCAAGGTGCATCCGGATGGCACTGGCGCAT TTAAAAAAAACGGCCCACAATCCATCGGGAAATCGCGCGGCGGATGGAACACCAAAATTCATATGGTTGCCGCAGATGCTCGAACAGCCATCACGTTCGGATTGACGCCTGGCAACGCACATGACGCACCCGCAGGCCGCGCGTTGCTTGAACAGCTGGGGCCAGTGGAGCGGCCGGTTCATCTGCTGATGGATCGCGCTTACGAAGGCAATGAAACCCGCCAGTTGGCGCTCGATCTTGGCTTCGTGCCGGTGGTTCCACCCAAGTCCAATCGGGTCGATCCTTGGGAGTACGACAAGGAAATGTACAAGCGGCGCAACGAAGTGGAGAGGCTGTTCCGTCGCTTGAAGGGCTACCGACGGATTTTCACGCGCTTCGAGAAGCTGGATGTCATGTTCCTTGGCTTCCTCAGCTTCGTTCTGGTCGTTGATGGGCTTCGAATGTGTTAA
- a CDS encoding DUF72 domain-containing protein, producing MPARPSSAVARVRCGCAGGSMSAADHAQVGQGASVLQRYATRVDAVEINSSFYRPHRASTYARWADSVLEDVRFSVKLPRSISHDAWLHGTGPLLDAFLAQVGALGTRLGCLLLQLPPSAVFDAAVAARFLAMLRRRWDDGVVCERRHASWFAAPAQALLERHRIARCAADPAPLSAAAIPRPVAAPSYRRWHDAPRIYYRSYDETALQALAAAVRAGPPSNAQPLAERWVIFDNSAAGCATSNALELQRLLGIERKRQRG from the coding sequence CTGCCCGCTCGCCCATCCAGTGCAGTTGCACGCGTGCGTTGTGGTTGCGCAGGCGGGTCCATGTCCGCCGCCGACCACGCGCAGGTCGGCCAGGGCGCCAGCGTGTTGCAGCGCTACGCCACGCGCGTCGATGCAGTGGAAATCAACTCCTCGTTTTATCGTCCGCATCGCGCCAGCACCTACGCGCGCTGGGCCGACAGCGTGCTGGAGGATGTTCGTTTTTCGGTCAAGCTGCCGCGCAGTATCAGCCACGACGCGTGGCTGCACGGCACCGGGCCGCTGCTGGATGCTTTCCTCGCGCAGGTCGGTGCACTGGGGACGCGGTTGGGCTGCCTGTTGCTGCAACTGCCACCCAGCGCTGTCTTCGATGCAGCGGTGGCAGCCAGATTCCTTGCGATGCTGCGCCGGCGCTGGGATGACGGCGTGGTCTGCGAGCGGCGCCACGCGAGCTGGTTTGCCGCGCCCGCACAGGCCCTGCTGGAACGCCACCGCATTGCTCGCTGCGCCGCCGACCCGGCGCCGTTGTCCGCGGCTGCCATCCCGCGCCCGGTTGCCGCGCCGTCGTATCGGCGCTGGCATGACGCGCCGCGCATCTACTACCGCAGCTACGACGAGACCGCGTTGCAGGCGTTGGCCGCTGCGGTGCGCGCCGGCCCACCCAGCAACGCGCAGCCGCTGGCCGAACGCTGGGTGATCTTCGACAACAGCGCGGCCGGCTGCGCGACATCCAATGCGCTGGAATTGCAGCGCTTGCTGGGCATCGAGCGCAAGCGCCAACGCGGGTAG
- the treA gene encoding alpha,alpha-trehalase TreA, giving the protein MSSAAPPSCTSLLGLSLSMFVAPCTLTAAPLDTPVVNAPAPTPPTPDQAYPELFQAVQSGELFDDQKHFVDFLPLRDPALINADYLAQHDHPGFDLRKFVDANFEESPPVQTDAIRQDTALREHIDLLWPKLVRSQNHVPPYSSLLSLPHPYVVPGGRFREVYYWDSYFTMLGLVKSGQTTLSRQMLDNFAYLIDTYGHIPNGNRSYYLSRSQPPFFSYMVELQAGVEGQAVYQRYLPQLQKEYAYWMQGSDDVQPGQAARHVVRLADGSVLNRYWDERDTPRPEAWLHDTRTAAEVKDRPAAEVYRDLRAGAESGWDYTSRWLADGQNLRTIRTTAIIPIDLNSLLYHLERTLAQACAQPGAACSRDYAALAQQRKQAIDAHLWNKAGYYADYDWQTRTLSDQITAAALYPLFAGLASDDHAKRTASTVRRTLVRPGGLATTAVKTGQQWDEPNGWAPLQWVAVDGLRRYGEQALARTIGERFLAQVQALFAREHKLVEKYGLETNAAGGGGGEYALQDGFGWTNGVTLMLLNLYPGKGAKAAPAKRVRKTEAAAR; this is encoded by the coding sequence ATGAGTTCTGCCGCGCCTCCGTCCTGCACGTCGCTGCTTGGCCTGTCGCTGAGCATGTTTGTTGCGCCGTGCACGCTGACTGCTGCGCCGCTGGACACACCTGTCGTGAATGCGCCGGCGCCCACGCCGCCAACGCCCGACCAGGCTTACCCGGAACTGTTCCAGGCGGTGCAGAGCGGTGAGCTGTTCGACGACCAGAAACACTTTGTCGACTTCCTCCCGTTGCGCGACCCGGCGTTGATCAATGCCGACTATCTGGCCCAGCACGATCACCCCGGTTTCGACCTGCGCAAGTTCGTGGACGCCAATTTCGAAGAGTCGCCGCCGGTGCAGACCGACGCGATCCGTCAGGACACCGCGCTGCGCGAGCACATCGATCTGCTGTGGCCCAAGCTGGTGCGCAGCCAGAACCACGTGCCGCCGTACAGCAGCCTGCTGTCGCTGCCGCACCCGTACGTGGTGCCGGGCGGGCGCTTCCGCGAGGTGTATTACTGGGATTCCTACTTCACCATGCTGGGCCTGGTGAAGAGCGGCCAAACCACGCTCAGCCGCCAGATGCTGGACAACTTCGCCTACCTGATCGACACCTACGGGCATATTCCCAACGGTAACCGCAGCTACTACCTCAGCCGCTCGCAGCCGCCGTTCTTCTCCTACATGGTGGAGCTGCAGGCCGGCGTGGAAGGCCAAGCAGTCTATCAGCGCTACCTGCCGCAGCTGCAAAAGGAATACGCCTACTGGATGCAGGGCAGCGATGATGTGCAGCCCGGCCAGGCCGCGCGCCACGTGGTGCGCCTGGCCGACGGCAGCGTGCTCAACCGCTATTGGGACGAGCGCGACACCCCGCGCCCGGAAGCCTGGCTGCACGACACCCGCACCGCCGCCGAAGTGAAAGATCGCCCGGCCGCCGAGGTCTACCGCGACCTGCGTGCCGGCGCCGAGAGTGGTTGGGACTACACCAGCCGCTGGCTGGCCGACGGCCAGAACCTGCGCACCATCCGCACCACCGCCATCATCCCGATCGACCTCAACAGCCTGCTCTACCATCTGGAACGCACCCTGGCCCAGGCCTGCGCGCAACCAGGCGCGGCGTGTTCGCGCGATTACGCCGCACTCGCACAGCAACGCAAGCAGGCCATCGATGCGCATCTGTGGAACAAGGCCGGCTATTACGCCGACTACGATTGGCAGACGCGCACGCTGAGCGATCAGATCACCGCCGCAGCGCTGTATCCGCTGTTCGCCGGCCTGGCCTCGGACGATCACGCCAAGCGCACCGCCAGCACCGTGCGTAGGACACTGGTGCGCCCAGGCGGCCTGGCCACCACCGCAGTGAAGACCGGTCAGCAGTGGGACGAGCCCAATGGCTGGGCGCCGCTGCAATGGGTGGCCGTGGACGGCCTGCGCCGGTATGGCGAACAAGCGCTGGCACGCACCATCGGCGAGCGCTTCCTCGCCCAGGTGCAGGCGCTGTTCGCACGCGAACATAAGCTGGTCGAAAAATACGGCCTGGAAACCAATGCGGCCGGTGGCGGCGGCGGCGAGTATGCCTTGCAGGACGGCTTCGGCTGGACCAACGGCGTCACCTTGATGCTGTTGAACTTGTATCCGGGCAAGGGCGCCAAGGCCGCACCTGCCAAGCGCGTGCGCAAGACCGAGGCTGCCGCGCGCTGA
- a CDS encoding IS701-like element ISXo15 family transposase, with protein sequence MLNRSLEVRFEQYGEVVAAALSHADRKQPAHWYLKGLLLPGGRKSVEPMAARVHPQNVRSAHQSMHHLVADADWSDQALLAAVAAQVLPTLSRKSTACHWIVDETGFSKKGVHSVGVARQYCGRLGKTDNCQVAVSLSIANEHGSLPVGYRLYLPEQWAQDTVRRKKAGVPDQVVFQTKTALAMDQIDSALATGMAAGVVLADAAYGTETHWRDQLSERGLLYMVGVRSNTKVWWGSHQPAPMPPASPKGGRPRTRPMRDSAHAPISVHEVAQSLPARTYRQVSWRQGSDATLSSRFAAVRVRAAHNRQAHDEQWLLIEWPPGESEPRHYWFSTLPKQTPVKTLVATAQGRWRIERDYQELKSELGLHHYEGRNWRGFHHHASLCIAAYGFLMRERLRSKKNSVAFKMPAVSKSVRPRRSGPNATSPSQLDCHAGLRTG encoded by the coding sequence GTGTTGAATAGGTCACTGGAAGTGCGTTTTGAACAGTACGGGGAAGTAGTTGCTGCCGCCCTGTCCCATGCGGATCGCAAACAGCCCGCACACTGGTACCTGAAGGGGTTGCTACTGCCTGGAGGGCGCAAGAGCGTGGAGCCCATGGCCGCGCGGGTGCACCCGCAGAACGTGCGCTCAGCCCATCAATCGATGCACCATCTGGTGGCCGATGCCGACTGGAGCGATCAAGCGCTGCTGGCGGCGGTGGCGGCACAGGTGCTGCCGACCCTGAGCAGGAAGAGCACAGCGTGTCACTGGATCGTGGACGAGACGGGATTTTCAAAGAAGGGGGTGCATTCGGTCGGTGTTGCACGCCAGTACTGCGGCCGCCTTGGCAAGACGGACAATTGCCAGGTTGCCGTGAGTTTGTCGATCGCCAACGAACACGGCAGCCTGCCAGTGGGCTATCGGCTGTATCTTCCCGAGCAGTGGGCTCAGGACACTGTGCGGCGCAAGAAGGCAGGCGTTCCGGATCAGGTCGTGTTTCAGACCAAGACAGCGCTGGCCATGGATCAGATCGACAGCGCGCTGGCGACAGGGATGGCGGCAGGCGTCGTGCTAGCCGATGCGGCCTACGGCACCGAGACCCACTGGCGAGACCAGCTCAGCGAACGCGGCCTGCTGTACATGGTTGGCGTCCGCAGCAACACGAAGGTCTGGTGGGGATCGCACCAACCTGCGCCCATGCCGCCAGCCAGCCCTAAGGGCGGTCGGCCCCGCACACGACCGATGCGCGATAGCGCACATGCGCCGATCTCGGTACATGAAGTCGCGCAGAGCTTGCCCGCAAGGACGTATCGGCAGGTCAGCTGGCGCCAGGGCAGCGACGCAACGCTCAGTTCGCGGTTCGCGGCGGTGCGGGTTCGTGCCGCACACAATCGCCAGGCACATGACGAGCAGTGGCTGCTGATCGAGTGGCCGCCGGGAGAGTCCGAGCCCCGCCACTACTGGTTCTCGACGCTACCAAAGCAAACGCCGGTCAAGACACTGGTTGCCACGGCACAAGGCCGATGGCGGATTGAACGCGATTATCAGGAGCTGAAGTCGGAGTTGGGCCTGCATCACTATGAAGGGCGCAACTGGCGTGGTTTTCACCATCACGCCAGTCTGTGCATCGCCGCATACGGGTTCTTGATGCGCGAGCGCCTGCGCAGTAAAAAAAACTCCGTCGCATTCAAGATGCCTGCAGTATCCAAAAGCGTCCGCCCGCGCCGGTCTGGCCCCAATGCAACGTCACCATCCCAACTCGATTGCCACGCTGGCCTTCGGACTGGCTAG
- a CDS encoding IS5-like element ISXo1 family transposase produces MQLTFGDAEGLGKRKQTRREIFLAEMERIVPWKRLLALIEPHYPVSGRPGRQPYALATMLRIHLLQQWYALSDPAMEEALHEIPTLRRFAQLGGLDNVPDETTILNFRRLLETHGIAARMLEAVNAHLSRKGQSLRSGTIVDATLIAAPSSTKNADRARDPEMHQTKKGNQWYFGMKAHIGVDEFSGLVHHVQCTAANVADITVTHALLHGKEDSVFGDSGYTGAEKRDELQSCEAAFFIAAKRSTIQAIGNKRARAWAERWEHFKASVRAKVEHPFRVIKRQFGYTKVRYRGLAKNTAQVQTLFALSNLWMVRRHLLPARG; encoded by the coding sequence ATGCAACTGACGTTCGGTGACGCCGAGGGCCTGGGCAAGCGCAAGCAGACCCGGCGCGAGATCTTCCTTGCGGAGATGGAGCGCATCGTGCCGTGGAAGCGACTGCTTGCCCTGATCGAGCCGCACTATCCGGTGTCAGGACGACCGGGTCGGCAGCCGTACGCGCTGGCGACGATGTTGCGGATTCATCTGTTGCAGCAGTGGTATGCGTTGAGCGATCCGGCGATGGAAGAGGCATTGCACGAGATCCCGACCCTGCGGCGTTTTGCCCAGCTCGGCGGCTTGGATAACGTTCCAGACGAGACCACGATTCTCAACTTTCGCCGTTTGCTGGAAACCCACGGCATTGCCGCTCGGATGCTGGAAGCGGTCAACGCCCATTTGTCGCGCAAGGGGCAGAGCCTGCGGTCGGGCACGATCGTCGATGCGACGCTGATCGCTGCGCCCAGTTCGACCAAGAATGCCGATCGTGCGCGCGACCCTGAGATGCATCAGACCAAGAAGGGCAACCAGTGGTATTTCGGGATGAAGGCGCACATTGGGGTGGATGAATTTTCCGGGCTGGTACACCACGTGCAGTGCACCGCAGCCAACGTGGCCGATATCACGGTGACGCACGCATTGCTGCACGGCAAGGAAGACAGCGTGTTCGGCGACAGCGGCTACACCGGTGCGGAAAAACGTGACGAGTTGCAGAGCTGCGAGGCTGCATTTTTCATTGCCGCCAAGCGCTCCACGATTCAAGCCATTGGCAACAAGCGCGCGCGTGCTTGGGCAGAACGTTGGGAACACTTCAAGGCAAGCGTGCGCGCGAAGGTGGAGCACCCATTCCGGGTGATCAAGCGGCAGTTCGGCTACACCAAGGTGCGCTATCGCGGCCTGGCCAAGAACACCGCACAGGTGCAGACGTTATTTGCGCTGTCGAATCTGTGGATGGTGCGCCGGCACTTGCTGCCGGCCAGGGGATAA
- a CDS encoding avidin/streptavidin family protein: MMSMSMRQCAACVVLLGSCISLAQAAPTCNNPVGEWKNQLGSTLTITAVQPSGQLSGTYISPSGTTGSVYPLVGWFANPVAGSTALSKLPAITFSVHWGNYGSMTAWTGTCDASGGVPTITTVWHLVRTASQYAWDHMLTNSDVFVPK, encoded by the coding sequence ATGATGTCCATGTCCATGCGTCAATGTGCTGCCTGCGTTGTGCTGCTCGGAAGTTGCATCTCGCTCGCCCAGGCAGCACCAACCTGCAACAACCCGGTAGGCGAATGGAAAAACCAGCTGGGTTCCACACTCACGATCACCGCTGTACAGCCCTCCGGGCAGCTCTCGGGGACGTACATCTCGCCTTCCGGCACCACTGGTTCGGTGTATCCACTGGTTGGCTGGTTTGCCAATCCGGTTGCTGGGTCGACGGCATTGAGCAAACTGCCCGCCATCACTTTTTCGGTGCATTGGGGTAACTACGGCAGCATGACGGCCTGGACCGGTACCTGTGATGCGTCTGGCGGGGTGCCGACCATCACCACAGTCTGGCACTTGGTGCGGACCGCTTCCCAGTATGCGTGGGACCACATGCTGACCAACAGCGATGTTTTCGTCCCCAAATGA
- a CDS encoding CorA family divalent cation transporter, with the protein MITIHPIAGTRHTPGCWVDLCQPIPQELAQAAEKVGFALPDRAAIGEIEFSSRVRRQGDVLFLNVPRFQDEDGPTAPLGFALSPTMLVTLREQRIGSLEALTAGLEHEPCHSADDLLLRMFDHLVGRLADRLEALEAAVTETTRQVFDSPYKTKDLERMLHQVGDMGRQLGGLHNAGQGMQRLVTYLDGAAPDWFAADAAKRITLLHKDLTTLSEFQQHMDDRIEFLLDSVLGMINMDQNNVMKVMAVASVVGIPPTVLVGIWGMNFSYMPELKGHDHYFWALGIIALSVVVPLAWFRKRGWV; encoded by the coding sequence ATGATCACGATCCACCCGATTGCCGGAACCCGGCACACCCCAGGCTGCTGGGTCGACCTGTGCCAGCCGATCCCGCAAGAGCTGGCGCAAGCCGCTGAGAAGGTGGGGTTTGCCTTGCCCGATCGTGCGGCGATTGGCGAGATCGAATTCAGCAGCCGGGTGCGCCGCCAGGGCGATGTGTTGTTTCTCAATGTGCCGCGGTTCCAGGACGAGGATGGCCCCACGGCGCCGTTGGGGTTCGCGCTCTCACCCACCATGCTGGTGACCTTGCGTGAGCAGCGCATCGGCTCGTTGGAGGCCTTGACCGCCGGGCTGGAACACGAGCCCTGCCACAGCGCGGACGATTTGCTGCTACGCATGTTCGACCACCTGGTCGGACGGCTGGCCGACCGGCTTGAGGCGCTCGAAGCGGCGGTCACCGAGACCACGCGGCAAGTGTTCGATAGCCCATACAAAACCAAGGATCTGGAGCGCATGTTGCACCAGGTCGGCGACATGGGCCGGCAGCTTGGCGGCCTGCACAACGCGGGGCAAGGCATGCAGCGTCTGGTCACTTATCTAGATGGCGCCGCCCCGGATTGGTTCGCTGCCGATGCAGCCAAACGCATCACCCTGCTGCACAAGGATCTGACCACCTTGAGCGAATTCCAGCAGCACATGGACGACCGCATCGAGTTCCTGCTCGACAGCGTGCTGGGCATGATCAACATGGACCAGAACAACGTGATGAAGGTGATGGCCGTCGCGTCGGTGGTCGGTATCCCGCCCACCGTGCTGGTCGGCATCTGGGGCATGAATTTCTCTTACATGCCCGAACTCAAGGGGCACGACCACTACTTCTGGGCACTGGGCATCATCGCACTGAGCGTGGTGGTGCCGCTGGCGTGGTTTCGCAAGCGTGGATGGGTGTGA